In Streptomyces sp. NBC_00433, a single genomic region encodes these proteins:
- a CDS encoding helix-turn-helix domain-containing protein, protein MTVILADRRPFTGIRRPVQIRGEQARFWPSGRICLARVDEVRELLMPTAQFTDAKETAEYLNMSVQWVYREAPRVGLVPYKFGRGMNAKIQFKVSEVQAWARQRRTAG, encoded by the coding sequence GTGACCGTCATCCTTGCGGATCGGCGGCCCTTTACCGGGATTCGGCGGCCCGTCCAAATCCGCGGTGAACAGGCACGGTTCTGGCCATCCGGGCGGATCTGCTTGGCGCGGGTCGACGAAGTAAGGGAGCTGCTCATGCCGACGGCGCAGTTTACGGACGCCAAAGAGACGGCCGAGTACTTGAACATGTCGGTCCAGTGGGTGTATCGCGAGGCGCCGCGGGTGGGGTTGGTGCCGTACAAGTTCGGGAGGGGGATGAATGCGAAGATCCAGTTCAAGGTTTCCGAGGTACAGGCATGGGCCAGGCAGCGGCGGACTGCCGGCTGA
- a CDS encoding tyrosine-type recombinase/integrase: MATKALPHGMGAFFKECEHPASRWSKCPHTYKIRCRDASGKQVEESGFTSQDAAIERLTDIFRAKKSQTHNRSKAERIRKYGPMQFADFAAEWRAGQRHLADGSLRHLDSLLKHHLLPAFASRRMSSFDHKVVDAFIQSMERSGVGLATQSNAFDKLKAILLDAHRLGLYDDSPLDGVQPPQYDPSRAVIPSLAQLDGLRTVGDDAFGLIAELMSGCGLRNGEAAAVHIDNIVADDTYRVREQVNQTTNTYARLKHRKTGEYRDVPLPARVRKSIQQYADTHGTVDGYLLPHPRDSGQPYPYYCLSNQWQRIKKSGAVEVPDGMTLYGFRHFFASNCLSHGIPITDVAEWMGHRSLDITFRIYRRLMPGSINKAAKILDLGLAA; the protein is encoded by the coding sequence ATGGCCACCAAGGCACTGCCCCATGGAATGGGCGCATTCTTCAAGGAGTGCGAGCACCCCGCCTCGCGCTGGTCGAAGTGCCCCCACACCTACAAGATCAGGTGCCGCGACGCCTCCGGCAAACAGGTCGAGGAATCCGGCTTCACCAGCCAGGACGCTGCCATCGAGCGGCTCACCGACATCTTCCGCGCCAAGAAGTCCCAGACCCACAACCGGAGCAAGGCAGAACGTATCCGCAAGTACGGCCCCATGCAGTTCGCCGACTTCGCGGCCGAGTGGCGGGCTGGTCAGCGCCACCTCGCCGACGGCTCACTGCGGCACCTGGACTCCCTCCTCAAACACCACCTGCTGCCCGCGTTCGCAAGCCGCCGGATGAGCAGCTTCGACCACAAAGTCGTCGACGCCTTCATCCAGTCCATGGAGCGAAGCGGCGTCGGTCTGGCGACGCAGTCCAACGCCTTCGACAAGCTCAAGGCGATCCTTCTCGACGCCCACCGGCTCGGCCTTTACGACGACAGCCCACTGGATGGTGTCCAGCCCCCGCAATACGACCCGAGCCGTGCGGTGATCCCGTCCCTGGCCCAGCTCGATGGCCTGCGAACGGTAGGCGATGACGCCTTCGGCCTGATCGCCGAGCTCATGAGCGGCTGCGGCCTGCGCAACGGCGAAGCAGCCGCGGTCCACATCGACAACATCGTCGCCGACGACACCTACCGCGTCCGCGAGCAGGTCAACCAGACCACCAACACCTACGCCAGGCTCAAGCACCGCAAGACGGGCGAGTACCGGGACGTCCCCCTGCCCGCCAGGGTCCGCAAATCCATCCAGCAGTACGCGGACACCCACGGCACCGTGGACGGGTACCTGCTGCCCCACCCGCGCGACTCCGGCCAGCCGTATCCGTACTATTGCCTGTCCAACCAGTGGCAGCGCATCAAGAAGTCCGGAGCCGTAGAGGTTCCTGACGGCATGACCCTCTACGGCTTCCGCCACTTCTTCGCCTCGAACTGCCTCTCCCACGGCATACCCATCACCGACGTCGCCGAGTGGATGGGCCACCGGAGCCTCGACATCACCTTCAGGATCTACCGCCGCCTGATGCCCGGCTCGATCAACAAGGCCGCCAAGATCCTGGACCTCGGCCTGGCTGCATGA
- a CDS encoding IS1380 family transposase has translation MKKGIGSCPRVRVEGGGRAVVSQAGAVLLVETVRRAGLDQAISAALTPWRRPRAVHDPGKILLDVALAVAMGGDCLADVGALRAEPAVFGPVASDPTVSRLIDTLAAAGPKALSAIRAARAQAREHVWNVAKSAAPDAAGQVIVDLDGVLVPAHSDKQDATATWKKTFGHHPLTGFVDHGGGGSGEPVAGLLRPGNAGSNTAADHITTTRLALAQLPKKYRRGRETLIRTDSAGGTHEFVAWLARRGRWLSYSVGMTVTAAVHQAVLKVPPAAWTVAVEPGGEIRDGAWIAELTGDCLKGWPKGVRLIVRKERPHPGAQLRITDADGLRVTCFATNTADAPMAALELRHRRRARAEDRIRAARATGLRNLPLHDTAQNRIRLEIVQIALDLLAWMPMLALTGEIRRWEPRRLRLRLFSAAAQLVMTARRQHLRFARHWPWTDVITDALARLETLPNPG, from the coding sequence GTGAAGAAGGGTATCGGGTCCTGTCCCCGCGTCCGCGTTGAGGGCGGTGGCCGGGCGGTGGTGTCCCAGGCCGGGGCCGTGCTCCTGGTCGAGACAGTCCGCAGGGCAGGGCTTGACCAGGCGATATCGGCGGCGCTGACGCCGTGGCGACGCCCGAGGGCGGTGCACGATCCTGGCAAGATCCTGCTGGACGTGGCCCTGGCGGTCGCTATGGGCGGGGACTGCCTTGCGGATGTCGGAGCGCTGCGGGCAGAACCGGCCGTGTTCGGCCCGGTGGCCTCCGACCCGACCGTCTCCCGACTCATCGACACCCTCGCCGCGGCCGGGCCGAAGGCCCTGTCCGCGATAAGAGCCGCGCGCGCTCAAGCGCGTGAGCACGTCTGGAACGTGGCCAAGAGTGCGGCCCCGGATGCCGCAGGACAAGTGATCGTGGACCTGGACGGGGTGCTCGTGCCGGCGCACTCCGACAAGCAGGACGCCACCGCGACCTGGAAGAAGACCTTCGGCCACCACCCTTTGACGGGGTTCGTCGACCACGGCGGTGGCGGCAGCGGGGAGCCGGTGGCCGGCCTGCTGCGGCCGGGCAACGCCGGCTCCAACACCGCCGCCGACCACATCACCACGACCCGACTCGCCCTGGCCCAGCTGCCGAAGAAGTACCGGCGTGGACGCGAGACGCTGATCCGTACCGACTCTGCAGGCGGCACCCACGAGTTCGTTGCCTGGCTCGCCCGGCGGGGCCGGTGGCTGTCCTACTCGGTAGGCATGACCGTCACCGCCGCTGTCCACCAGGCCGTCCTCAAGGTTCCGCCCGCCGCGTGGACGGTGGCCGTCGAGCCGGGCGGCGAGATCCGCGACGGAGCCTGGATCGCCGAACTCACCGGCGACTGCCTCAAGGGCTGGCCGAAGGGAGTGCGGCTGATCGTCCGCAAGGAACGCCCGCACCCCGGCGCCCAGTTGCGGATCACCGACGCCGACGGTTTGCGCGTCACTTGCTTCGCCACCAACACGGCGGACGCTCCGATGGCCGCACTCGAGCTGCGGCACCGCCGGCGAGCCCGAGCCGAGGACCGCATCCGGGCCGCCCGTGCCACCGGCCTGCGCAACCTGCCCCTGCATGACACCGCACAGAACAGGATCCGGCTGGAGATCGTCCAGATAGCCCTCGACCTCCTGGCATGGATGCCCATGCTCGCTCTGACCGGCGAAATCCGCAGGTGGGAGCCGCGCCGACTCCGGCTCCGCCTGTTCTCTGCCGCCGCCCAGCTCGTCATGACCGCCCGCCGCCAGCACCTGAGATTCGCCCGCCATTGGCCCTGGACCGACGTGATCACCGACGCCCTGGCACGGCTCGAAACTCTCCCGAACCCCGGCTGA
- a CDS encoding response regulator transcription factor — MTRGSVRIVVVDDHRLPREALCHVLDSEPDLEAHGVDSGASAVRAVRECRPDVVLLDIEISGTDAAVTVRDLLACGRPVGIVVLHARRDLVLMQQLLDLGVRAYLHKSVSQGLLLSTIRDVAGTKEETATITVLPGSARGDAEAPRLPPPAPEACAAHLLSAREVEVLTLVADALTNRQVAARLDITEATVKRHLRNVFNKLGATSRIDAVNKAVDALAGWPATAREGR, encoded by the coding sequence GTGACCCGGGGATCTGTACGGATCGTCGTGGTCGACGACCACCGCCTCCCACGCGAAGCGCTCTGTCACGTCCTGGACTCCGAGCCGGACCTGGAGGCCCACGGCGTGGACTCCGGGGCGTCCGCGGTGCGGGCGGTCCGCGAGTGCCGGCCGGACGTCGTCCTGCTCGACATCGAGATCTCCGGCACGGACGCGGCCGTGACCGTGCGGGACTTGCTGGCCTGCGGCCGACCTGTGGGCATCGTCGTGCTGCACGCGCGGCGCGACCTGGTGCTGATGCAGCAGTTGCTCGATCTGGGCGTGCGGGCCTACCTGCACAAGAGCGTCAGCCAGGGCCTGCTGCTGTCGACCATCCGGGACGTTGCTGGGACCAAGGAGGAGACGGCCACCATCACCGTGCTGCCGGGCAGTGCGCGGGGGGATGCCGAGGCGCCCCGGCTGCCGCCGCCCGCCCCGGAGGCATGCGCCGCCCACCTTCTGTCGGCACGGGAAGTGGAGGTGCTGACCCTGGTGGCCGATGCACTGACGAACCGTCAGGTCGCAGCCAGGTTGGACATCACCGAGGCCACAGTCAAACGCCACCTGCGCAACGTCTTCAACAAACTGGGCGCCACCTCACGCATCGACGCGGTCAACAAGGCAGTCGACGCTCTGGCCGGCTGGCCCGCGACAGCGCGCGAGGGCCGGTAA
- a CDS encoding AfsR/SARP family transcriptional regulator, with protein sequence MVTFNVLGQLEAIQAGRDFAPTAPRVKAVLALLALNANRVVSTDTLFAELWGDRPPRSAATTLQTYVYQLRRILDAIPQGEQCCGIVTRAPGYVLCVPDGRIDADRFVALADQGRALWRQERVEEAAERLRQALGLWRGRALADINPGPELTIHRAHLCELRLRVLELRIQADARLGQHHELIPELRSLVAEHRLNERLHAQLIDSLRQAGFRAEALQAYQNLRRVLRTELGLEPAQEVQRLQAEVLGGVRSGSLTALRTG encoded by the coding sequence GTGGTCACGTTCAATGTGCTCGGGCAGTTAGAGGCCATCCAAGCTGGGCGCGACTTCGCGCCCACCGCGCCGCGGGTGAAGGCGGTACTGGCGCTACTGGCGCTCAACGCGAACCGGGTGGTCAGCACTGACACCCTGTTCGCGGAACTGTGGGGCGACCGGCCGCCGCGCAGCGCGGCCACCACCCTGCAGACCTACGTTTACCAGTTGCGCCGCATCCTGGACGCGATCCCGCAGGGCGAGCAGTGCTGCGGCATCGTCACCCGGGCTCCCGGCTATGTGCTGTGCGTCCCCGACGGGCGGATCGACGCCGACCGCTTCGTCGCCCTCGCCGACCAGGGCCGCGCCCTGTGGCGGCAGGAGCGCGTCGAGGAGGCCGCCGAGCGGCTTCGGCAGGCGCTCGGCCTGTGGCGCGGCCGTGCCCTGGCCGACATCAACCCGGGGCCGGAGCTGACCATCCACAGGGCGCACCTGTGCGAGCTGCGCCTGCGCGTCCTGGAACTGCGGATCCAGGCCGACGCCCGGCTCGGCCAGCACCACGAACTCATCCCCGAACTGCGCTCGCTGGTCGCCGAGCACCGGCTCAACGAGCGGCTGCACGCCCAGCTGATCGACTCGCTGCGCCAGGCGGGCTTCCGCGCCGAAGCCCTGCAGGCCTATCAGAACCTGCGCCGAGTGCTGAGAACCGAGCTCGGCCTGGAGCCCGCTCAAGAGGTGCAGCGCCTGCAGGCCGAGGTGCTGGGCGGGGTCCGCAGCGGCTCGCTGACCGCCCTGCGCACCGGCTGA
- a CDS encoding acyl-CoA carboxylase subunit beta produces the protein MGDRDTAIPASAMRQRVDELRDLKQSVLDGPNPAATERQHAKGKLTARERVALLLDKDSFQEVEPLRRHRASGFGLESNRPHTDGVVTGWGTVEGRTVFVYAHDFRLFGGALGEAHAQKIHKIMDLAIAAGAPLVSLNDGAGARIQEGVSALAGYGGIFQRNTRASGVIPQISVMLGPCAGGAAYSPALTDFVFMVRETSQMFITGPDVVQAVTGEKITQNGLGGADVHAELSGVAHFVYDDEQSCLEEVRYLLSLLPQNNREQPPSVAAEDPVDRRGESLYELVPADGNRPYDMRAVIEELVDDGVYLEVHERWAANVICALTRLGGRVVGIVANQPRSLAGVLDIDSSQKAAGFVQTCDSFNVPIVTLVDVPGFLPGVAQEHDGIIRHGAKLLYAYCNATVPRISVVLRKAYGGAYIVLDSRSIGADLALAWPTNEIAVMGADGAANVIFRREIAAAEDGEAVRKARTEEYRTELMHPYYAAERGLVDDVVDPAETRAVLIRSLDMLAAKHADLPMRKHGNPPQ, from the coding sequence ATGGGTGATCGCGACACAGCAATTCCGGCAAGTGCGATGCGGCAACGCGTCGACGAATTGCGCGACTTGAAACAATCCGTCCTGGACGGCCCGAATCCGGCGGCCACCGAGCGCCAGCACGCCAAAGGAAAGCTGACCGCTCGTGAACGAGTCGCCCTGCTGCTCGACAAGGACTCGTTCCAGGAGGTGGAACCGCTTCGCCGGCACCGGGCCAGCGGATTCGGGCTGGAGAGCAACCGTCCGCACACGGACGGTGTGGTCACGGGGTGGGGGACGGTCGAGGGCCGTACGGTGTTCGTGTACGCCCACGACTTCCGGCTGTTCGGCGGCGCGCTGGGCGAGGCGCACGCCCAGAAGATCCACAAGATCATGGATCTGGCCATCGCCGCGGGCGCGCCGCTGGTGTCGCTGAACGACGGCGCGGGCGCCCGGATCCAGGAGGGCGTTTCGGCGCTGGCCGGCTACGGCGGGATCTTCCAGCGCAACACCCGCGCCTCCGGGGTGATCCCGCAGATCTCGGTGATGCTCGGCCCGTGCGCGGGCGGCGCGGCGTACTCGCCCGCGCTGACCGACTTCGTGTTCATGGTCCGCGAGACCTCACAGATGTTCATCACCGGCCCGGACGTCGTGCAGGCCGTCACCGGCGAGAAGATCACCCAGAACGGCCTCGGCGGCGCCGACGTGCATGCCGAGTTGTCCGGGGTGGCGCACTTCGTCTACGACGACGAGCAGTCCTGCCTGGAGGAGGTGCGCTACCTGCTGTCGCTGCTGCCGCAGAACAACCGGGAGCAGCCGCCCTCCGTGGCAGCCGAGGACCCGGTCGACCGGCGCGGCGAGTCGCTGTACGAACTGGTGCCCGCCGACGGCAACCGTCCGTACGATATGCGGGCGGTGATCGAGGAGCTGGTCGACGACGGCGTGTACCTGGAGGTGCACGAGCGCTGGGCGGCCAACGTGATCTGCGCCCTGACGCGGCTCGGCGGGCGGGTGGTCGGCATCGTCGCCAACCAGCCGCGCTCACTGGCCGGGGTGCTGGACATTGACAGCTCGCAGAAGGCCGCCGGTTTCGTGCAGACCTGCGACTCCTTCAACGTTCCGATCGTCACCCTGGTCGACGTCCCAGGCTTCCTGCCGGGCGTCGCCCAGGAGCACGACGGCATCATCCGGCACGGCGCCAAGCTGCTGTACGCCTACTGCAACGCAACCGTCCCGCGGATCTCGGTGGTGCTGCGCAAGGCGTACGGCGGCGCCTACATCGTGCTGGACTCGCGGTCGATCGGCGCAGACCTGGCGCTGGCCTGGCCGACCAACGAGATCGCGGTGATGGGGGCCGACGGGGCCGCCAACGTCATCTTCCGCCGGGAGATCGCCGCCGCCGAGGACGGGGAGGCGGTGCGCAAGGCGCGCACCGAGGAGTACCGGACCGAGCTCATGCACCCGTACTACGCGGCTGAGCGCGGCCTGGTGGACGACGTCGTCGACCCGGCCGAGACCCGCGCGGTGCTGATCCGCAGCCTGGACATGCTCGCCGCCAAGCACGCCGACCTGCCGATGCGCAAGCACGGCAACCCGCCACAGTGA
- a CDS encoding acyl-CoA carboxylase subunit epsilon, producing the protein MSGPAADERALLRIERGRPTPEETAAVTAVLLAVAARSAAEQPGRPSPAAARWYRWERTAAFRPGHSWHLVR; encoded by the coding sequence GTGAGCGGCCCCGCCGCCGACGAGCGGGCGCTGCTGCGAATCGAACGCGGGCGCCCGACTCCAGAGGAGACGGCAGCGGTGACCGCAGTGCTGCTCGCAGTGGCGGCCCGCAGTGCCGCGGAGCAGCCCGGGAGGCCGTCGCCCGCAGCCGCCCGCTGGTACCGCTGGGAGCGCACCGCCGCGTTCCGGCCCGGGCACAGCTGGCATCTGG